The sequence tcaTCAATATCGACTaatcttaattattttctcaattaatcgtttaaatgttgaaaaattgtgagaaaACAGGATTCACAGTTTCTTAAAATTagcttgttttatctgactaacagtccaaaacctttaAATATTCAATGTACTGTCACATATGGCAACGAAAAACAGCAAATGGTCtcatgtgagaagctggaaccaaagaactactgaaacaattaatcgattatcaaaatagttggactaatcaatcaatcgtTTCAGCGCTACGTTGGAGTTATCATAATTACGAGATTCAGAGTTGTGAATAACGTTCACACCTACTTCCCAAAGGTTAGTCTGAAAGCTCTTATATGTCTGATTGGATGCTTCATAATTCAGAAGTGactgaaatcaaacaaacatgGCCGCCTCACATCTGCTGAAGTCTCGTTCATGGCGACTAAACCCAAATTTAACGGTCGTTAGTGTTATGTTGTTTGTTCACAGTATTCTTAACCAACTCTGTAATGATTCAACCGTGTTGAGTCGTCTGGTGACGCGAACATTCGAAGGTCGTAAACGTGGGAATCTTTATATTTCCCTCTCGTCTCTGGAAAACAGCtggaaaatagacttgataAGAGATCGCTCGTGAGTTTTATGTTTGAGGACGAAAGTAGAGTggcaacgattaatcgattagttgccaattattaaattaattgacaattattttgataatcaattaatcgttttgattttttaagggaaaaaaagtaaaaattctctcattccagcttcttaaatgtgaatattttctggtttctttagtctctaatgacagtaaactgaatatctgtgttgtggacaaaacaagacatttgaggacgtcgtcttggacttcactgatcaacatttttcaccattttcagtttatagaccaaacaactaatcgattaatccagaaaaataatcaacagactaatcgataatgaaataatcatttgttgcagccctgaaTGAAACCAAGTTCTGATGATTCAGTCACAGCAAATTGAACTTGTGAATGAAACTGAATGAGATCGAactgagttacagaagctagtggaTCGGAGGCtcgacaggaagtgacatcagtCTTGACTCGGGCTCTCTGTGGACGCCTTTCATTGACAAAAGaatcagaaacaaaacacagatgaagaGAAACGACAGATTGGTGTGATCGGCTCAGTGCAGTCTGAGTCTTGTGACGCTTCCTCAGAGACTGCGGTGGGTTTGAGGATCCAGGATCATGTAGTTGTTCAGTGGTTAACCCGGTCAGCTAGCATAAGAACGATCACCAGGTTGTTCATGTTGATGTCATCCAGGTTAAAGCCTTTAATCTGATCCCAGAGCAGCAGAGTCGTCACCTGCTGTGGTTTGTAGACGTAGTTTGAAGCCCGGTGACTGAACCGGGCGACTGTACGAGATCATGTGAATAATTAACAGCCGCTGTGCACAAACGCAGTCTGGTTTCTACCTACAGCGAGTGACACACCGGATTCGTGCTCAGAGTCATCTGGGCGCGATCTCCGGCACCATGGCGGTCAGGTGGATGGTCGGACACGAGTCTCTGTGTCTCAGCTTGAACATCAGCTGCTCTTTTTCCTGAGAAAGATTCTGGTTTACTGCTGCCTGCCTCTCCAGCGCCACCTTCAGGTCCTGCTGCTCCTTCGATAGTTGcctgagaaacaaaaacaaagacggATTAAAGTTCATCTGACTTTTGTGGCACCGCGGCAGGTTCTTCCACAGacttttttcatcaaaattgaatCATAAAAGTCTCTGTTTTAAAGTTGAACTGTCAGTTTGAGGCCACCAAACGTTCCCTGAGAAATACTTTCAGATGACAAGAAGCTCAATTTATGAAGCTTTTAACAAACCGTTCAGCTCATTTATTTTGTGGTAACTCTCCTAAACATCGTAGCTTCAAGACCTGAGACATTTACTGCTGTTGGaaccagttttttttatgataaaccTCCAAGAAAACAGCAGCTTTTAACAGTTTAACGTGTAGCTACCTCAGCAGAAAAGTAACTGTCAAGAGCATTAATAGTTTTCAGCTGCGAAGGAGAGTTTAAAATGATCTAAGCTCAACTGtttatgtgattttaattaATTCTTACTGAACCTTCATGCGTGTtcacaaaattacatttaatactttttaagacctttttaacACCACATAGAGGCAATTTAACACCGTTTTCATGGTCAAACCAGTTAAagaatgatggaaaaccagtaGGAACAATAAGGCCTACAATTATTTACTAAGTACATGAATGTATTAACATTTAGATTACATTTTTGTCAGCACTTCCCAGCTGTATATAACAATAGTTTCTAGGGATATACTTAATCATTTAACCTTCCGAGGACTTTTGAGGAGtaaatttaatgctttttaagactttttaagatcTGCAGATGCTCTCAACGTCTTTCCTCTATTTGTTTACTATAAACTGCATGTGTATGACAAAGCCAACAACAAAATCAcatcatataaaataaagaataaataaattaattcatgGTTTGGACCGTAAGTGATGATGTGTCTCAGCAGGTGAAATATCCAGCAGGTGGCGCCACATTCCTGCTTTATGAAGAAGAGAAGATTGAAACACTTACTGAATGAGACTCTGATAGTTGTCTATCCGGACTCCCAGATCCTCGTTCTGCTGCAGGATGTGGATGATCTGGTCCTCCAGAGACAGATTCTTCTCCACCTGAGATCACGAGacacgaagaagaagaagtaaagaACGATGACGACGTAAAATAACAACAACGATTTACAGGACGTATAAATCAAAGCgttgagaaaaagaagaagaaacaaagttgaTAAAGACTTCAGTCGACCTACCAGAGCGTCCATCTGCTGCAGCTTCCTGCTCTGCTCCTGCACACGCTCGCTCTTCATCTCGATGACGAACAGCAGAGACTCCTGCTCGGACTCCCAGAATGCACCTGGGCTGCCGTGGGCCTAGAGGTCAGAGGTGAGAGCGCAGAGAACTTTTTAAACTCTTTACTGAAGAATCCAGAAACAGAAAACGTAACATCAGGTTGGTTACAGATCtccaattaaataaaacaactcaACCCCCACCGCCCCATGACCTCCgaccccaaacacacctgaATATTTCTCTGCAGGTCCTTCTTAAACGTTGATTCTTCTACTCGTCTCTTCAGCTCGTTATAAACCTGCAGCTCTGCTGACAGCTCCTCAACTTTAGCCTTCAATCATAGAAATGACAAAGAAACAATATGTTAAGATTGTTGTTGTGATGCAGAAAACTAATAAAAGAAACTACAGGATCGACATCCTGCTAAACATGACTGTAGAGTTTGTGAGCGACTTGCAGCTTCTGCTTTAAGTAAATAAACTGAGTTATTTGATTCGCTCGTTATTTACCTTCAGGACGTTTTCAGCAGCCTGAAACTTTTCCGTCAGCTGAGTTTTCTCTTGTTCATGTTtcttctgcagctctgcaggaaACAAGTCAAAGTCAGTGTGTTGCTGAAAGAATCGCATGCAAACAGCCGTAACACGCGGTGCAAACAGTAGAATACACAGTAGAATACACGGTTCTACTGTAAATACCAAGatgatccacacacacatcaaatgaAAGGCTGTAATATAGAACAGTTGAACAGTACTTTGAATTGTATTTTATAGTATATTGTATTATACAAATACAGCTAAAAGTCAAGTATTCCTTTTAGTTTATTGGCAATTTAGTCATTATAATTTTGTTGATGGTAGCACTTTACTATAAGTTCCCatatttatcattaataatcagaatataaGCAGTGAtggtttataactcactataATGTAGCTGTAAGCAGATAGAAGCATTTATTAAGTCACTCACAGCAAATATTAATCTactttaggtttctgctgtttactcgACTTTGGATCAGcttaactgatcaataaaaactattaatgGCATCATCTTTGAAAGCATCTTCACTTTAGTGTGCAAGATTTTtgcacatttctgtgttttcaagCTGTTGTCGTCACCTTCGGCGCGTCTCTCATGTTCCTCAGTAGCAGTTTTACTCTTCTGTTCGTGCAGGACGTTTAAATCAGCCGTCGTCTCCGTTTTCACCTGAAAATCACATCATGACatttaactgtaactgtaattataacaccaaaacattaaaaaaagcaacaaactgaaagatgaacattaaaatatgcTTCAGATATGAGGATGTAAATAAAGCAgagctgctctctgattggtgCGTCTGCGGTGACGCTCTGTAGGTTGAGGTGTGTTTAAACGCTCAGCGAGGTCACGGCGAGGACACGAGCTGCAAGTTCAAAGTGACAAACTCCTGGCTGCAGATTCAGGTGGTCACCTGACCCGGAGAGCCCGGTCAGCTGCCCCCAGTCTATGAATAACTACTTCTCTGGTTTCTGATTATGAAGCAGACTTTCACTTCTGCCAATGAAATTACAGCCGTATGTGATGTTTCAACATCACGAGCGTTAATCTGTGCAGGGATTTAATCCCATTCAGACCCGACAGCCTCAGCGAAGGTCCGACACACTGACGCTCCAGTTCATCCTAAAGATGTTGGACGGGGTTCAGGTTCAAGTCCTTCACACATCAAACTGTGAGGAGGAAGATTCATGAGGAATGAGCTGCAGTTTGTATCAGCCAGATCTGAAcccacagacatgaaacacgTATTTTTAGATTCAGCGTGACCGACACTTCAGGAGGATATCTTTATCTCTGATGTGCACTGCAAGCAAGCAGCAGACGGCctctagatgctccaactgactcctgTTCAAAAAGCCTCATGTAGAAATAATAAATCACTTTAtcaacgagtcattctggtctcaatctctatGTTCAGGTCCTCTAacaagtgtgctggtggtcagtTTGGAAGTCATTGCTCCGTTGTAATCTGCATATTCTGcaactctgagcttcaaactggctccaatgaaaccaacaggtgacgtcacacctcgctacgtccatctttatatgaCGATcgccaataaacctccataaatccacttcGAAACCTgactgagaatcatcacatgttgaagttttcttcagtgatagttgtctgaaCATGATCTTAcgctgctaacagctgattcacacgACTTTTAACAGAGACTATTTGACTAAATGTGAGTGTCTGAAAGAGAACAACAGCACATCTGATCAGCTTTCATGGGTTTTTACTCTCctgatggttttatttgtttctgtcgTCATGTTAACGGGCCGACATGTTGCTGTTTCCATCTCAAGattctctgtaaaatgtcctaaaatgaaccattaaatacctgcaaattactctcaattataaaattaaaggatcattaaaataaatagttgTGATGAAATGAGCCTCATACAGAGATGGACTGGATTAAAATCACCTCACctacagacactgatacagTCTGAGTGGATCTTTAGAGGAAcaaaccagaaccagaaccagtaCATATCTCGTATACAGCACAGTTCACGTAGCTCTAAAGATCAACGATcggctcttcttcttcttctcacctTATCGAGGATGCTCAGGACTAGAGCGCACACCTCCTCGTCGGCGTGGTCCTTCAGGAGCTCCGCCCTCTCTGGGTTCCCATTGGCCGACAGCACTTCCTTTAAGGTCCTCAGCTGCCACTCGAACCGCTCCAGCTGCTTCTCCAGACAGACGTCAGGTGAGCCGGACGCACGTTTACCTGCCCAgacggaaaaaaaaacaacaacaaatcaacaaCAAGACGAAGCAAAATGTAGAAGAAGAATGAAGGAGAAAATAagcctgatgatgtcatagtgatgtcagaGGCCTCTAACAATGCTGCCGGTTATTTTCTCTATTACTCAATTAGTCatttaatacataaaatatcagaaaataatgaagaaaTGTCCGTTTtagtttcctaaagcccaacaaacagtctgaaacctaaaaatattcagtttactatcagataagatgaagaaaagcaTCACATTCTCATTTTTTTGCTTCAAAATTGACTAAAACAAGTAATTAATTATCAGAATAGATGCAGATTAGCTGATTGataaactaattaattaatcgtTGCTGCTCTATAAAagctgttttgtattttagtgACTGAAGTTCAGGATTTCCGGTGCTGAGAGAGTTAACGCTGAGAAACTGCTCACAGGTATGAGGTCATCGTCACGGAAacttaaaaacagacattcaacacacacacacacacacacacacacaccgatgaCATCATCTACATGTAGACACACGCCGCTCTGTCCGTTCGCTTCCACTGACGTCTTCACTTTAATCCTCAACACAACTCGAAAAACATCATAAAGTTAAATAttaacactgtaaaaacaaagatatttaattatGGAAATTTATAATAAACTTTTATGAACTTAAGGACGTTAAAAGTCTGTGTTTATCTGAAATGTGAACACTGGTATGTTTCCGTAATAATCTGAGAACAGCACGTCGCAGCCTGTCTGAAGATTAATTatttctaaacaaacagcagttttacttttattcagctgctgtttgataTCAGCTCACTGCAGATATAAATAAAGAACATTAATAATAGCAGATATATCActatcagatttttaaattcCCAAACATTAGTATCAGTATCAACctttaaaaatcagtttatcAGTCAGATCTCATCAGCTGGAGGAGACGAGACCTGAACGTGGAatcaaatgtcattaaaaaacaaacagctgtggTTCATTTCCACACTGCAGACTGATTATACACTGAATATAGTTCTGTACATACTAAAGGAAACTGTAAACTCCTTCAGACAAGCTTCCTACACGctggaaatatatatatatatttaaaccaTAAATCCAGCTTCATGCATCACGTTTTTTGCAGTTAATATAAgagaaattaaagctgcaacaattaataaacaattagttgtcaactattaaattaatcaccaactattttgataattgattaattgtttagagtcattttccaagaaaaaaaaaatctaattctctgattccagcttcttaaatgtgaatatttgttttttggggtttttgtattttttttatttgcacaaaggTTACAATAGGAGAGGAAGGAAGTCCAGAGGGCTTATACAAAGTCCTCCCCTTCCTTTCAACAagtcataaaaacatacagttagggctgtagtctgctggtcgactggtcgattagttggtcgatatgctctcgtccgactaaattctcattggtcgaataatctccgtgttattttcataaggagaaaagtgctacatcaacagctttccaggattaatccattatttcctgcggcaggagggacagactaacaaattacctgtgaaaacaacggggatgtattcaaaacacccccgttgttttcacaactttgaactcgcccaacctgatGGAgcctgctgggtctaactgtactcaacggttactgaatctgtgtttctccagaatgacgcaacgagaacccccgccaggccaaaaaaaacaaaagataataTTTGATACcgacagcgtttgggagtctctgagcagcgctgttccggtacgtgagtcaacctctgtgtcgttgcctgggaaaccactggtcgcgCGGCTCCGTTAAGGAttatgtttgcgtagcgagcgggaaagagcggcagagaagtgacggtggatgtgaggcggagcagaggaaaaggttagtagtaagttgtcagtctggcagtaaatgtacagcacagactacagtgtgtcagttaataaatgctaaatgttggaaaagtgaaagagattaactccaaagttagcaactatgggttagcataacctgaagacacaaaacagagaaatacagaacagagaaatgtgtggctgccgagtttactgtgctctctgtcccgttacatcgcgcccccccctccccaaaatTTTCGACCAaaattttctttggttgactacagccctacatattgtcataaaacaatatagcatcaaataaacaaagaaacgtgaatagcaaaaaaaaaacaagagaaaaagaaagaaaagaaaaaattaacAGAAATTTGAACACTTTAAATGTGCAAGAGGtgtaatatatacacacaaaattcTGTTTGAAGTGTTATTAAAGAagattttctggtgtctttagtgtctgtgacagtaaactgaagatcttttgTGGATAAATTAAGACATTTGAGGCCGTCGTCTTGTTCTTTAGGAAACGCTGATCGACATTcttcagttttctgacattttatggaccaaagaACTGACAAATTaagcaataatgaaaatgattgttagttgcagccctaaaatgtttttttaaaacactcagtagttattttttgttttctgaggtTTCCTGGAGCAGTTTCACTACCATCAAACAACTCAAAAATCAACagtttttatactttatatatcTTCCATTTTGTGTATATTACACGTTATTCATGTTATTTCAcctgtatttatatttagtaAAGTACTTTACTACCTCAGTCAGGCTGTTAGAGTAGttttgcatgtacagtatgtgtgtatatatatatatatatatttatttatttgcacagtcccattcacttcaatgagaaagtgtgtccagacCTCTGACTGGTCCTGGATATGATTGGAGGGGGTTtcacatctttctttttctaccACATGAccactgtttcttcttctgtgtctttaaagcagctataatcatgttttcatatcaacagATCAGAGGTCGGTGTGTAACATGTCGGTCGTGGCTCGtagcgactctgcagctcctctcagctgttTATCCGTCCGGCTGCAACTTCTACCGTTTAGCGACGATACATCTGAAAATGGCTGAAAAACTAGTGGACAAACCATCAGCTAATGCGggtatgttttcatgttttacgAGATTTATTTAAGATTTAATGGTTGGGTcaataaaatcttttaaatctggaataaatatcttattttgttatttgcaCAAGAGAATTATAGACCAACAATTTACAATCCTGACTGCAATTATGAGGTTTTATAGTAAACGGGATAAACCGCAAAGAGTATTTTGgcattcagctttttttttcccagtctGACTCTTCTCTCCTGACAAAACAttacagctgtattgattaattgactgataatctatctatctgagCTGATATGTTGATGAACTGACTGATAAGTATCTACGTAGGGAGTTGTGGTTCTACCGGCGGTGCTGCAGCCCTCAGTGAATCACAGAAGGATGACGGCAGCACCATCCTGTTTTTAAATGCGTGGTTTCTCccattaaaactgtacattctGCTCATAAACATGAGGAAATGAGGAAGTGACTGGTTGTGACTGGAGATGAGTCACAGCTTCACAGCATATGATTCACTCAGTCACTCAACAACAGCCTCCTCTGTTCTTTCTTATCATGATGTCAGAAATTAAACTGATTTCTCTGTTATTAAACTGTCATCGTTCAGGCGCTGCAGGGAGATTTTGTTGGGGTTTTTGTGGCCTGAAACCACTTTTTACAACATCAAAAAACTGTGACAGGTGTTTATTACAAACTCTTCAATATGAGTTCATATCAAAGAAAGAAACGTAGGAACTATTTCTGAAGCAGCGACCTGTAAATATATCAGCAGCTGAATAGACGCTAAGATGTGACACATCTTGACATTTATCAGACAGAGTTCTCGTGAACTTTGCTTCAGGAAACAAGACgagcaaacaggaagtgaaagaaggtaaacccacaaacacacactctctctctctcacctccgTCATCTCGGTGGCTGTTGTCTTTCCGTGTCTTCTCTCCCTTCTTGCCTTTGCTTTTCTTCtgataaaaacaggaagagagaagaagagtttCAGTGACGATATGAACAAActaaaaagaacagaaacagactgaTATGATGAGTGTTTATTGGCTCCCTCGTGATCAGATGACTTCTATTTtaaaaggacgggttcacagtttttccagtgtgtctataaaccagcagtcaggtgtccatatgaacagtgaaagaggttttcctcgctgtaatcattcctcctgttcatactggatattaaaagatccccttcatccacagtgtttccacacaaaagtctgtgtgaagcttctattcagcttcatcagtctgagttagtcatatcaagtggatatctgacacatttacagtctttttagcatcaaattccctctttgtgtttcctcggacagtgtttccttgttgagctgcaggtggaagtatagtaacaaaaagagggactttggcactaaaaagactgtaacgttgaaagatatctacttgatttgactcatttggacgctgaagcttcatattagcttcagataaactctgaaatacattttttacacagaaggaggactgtggattttgtcctccatcacttccattgtaaggtcattatgaagggatcttctaatggtcagtatgaacaggagga comes from Thunnus maccoyii chromosome 8, fThuMac1.1, whole genome shotgun sequence and encodes:
- the ccdc69 gene encoding coiled-coil domain-containing protein 69; this encodes MGCSHSKKKSKGKKGEKTRKDNSHRDDGGKRASGSPDVCLEKQLERFEWQLRTLKEVLSANGNPERAELLKDHADEEVCALVLSILDKVKTETTADLNVLHEQKSKTATEEHERRAEELQKKHEQEKTQLTEKFQAAENVLKAKVEELSAELQVYNELKRRVEESTFKKDLQRNIQAHGSPGAFWESEQESLLFVIEMKSERVQEQSRKLQQMDALVEKNLSLEDQIIHILQQNEDLGVRIDNYQSLIQQLSKEQQDLKVALERQAAVNQNLSQEKEQLMFKLRHRDSCPTIHLTAMVPEIAPR